ATGCCCAGCACGGTGGCCGCGGCGTCGCCGACATTGCGCGCCAGCACGCCCACGGTATCCTGCAAGGGGCTGAGCAGCCCCACGCCGGCCGTCGATACCAGGCCGAAGCTGGGCTTGTAGCCGACCACGCCGCAGTAGATGGCTGGGCGTGTGATGGAGCCGGTGGTCTGGGTGCCCCAGGCCACCATCGCCATGCCGTCCGCCACCGCGGCCGCCGAGCCGCTGGAAGAGCCGCCGGGCGTGTGTGCCAGATCGAGTGGGTTGCGCGTGGGACCAGGCGTCTGCGTGGCGAATTCGCTGGTGACGACCTTGCCCATCAGAACGGCTCCCTGCTCGCGGGACAGGGCCACGCAGGCCGCGTCGCGGCCGGTGCGGTGCCCGGCATAGATGGCCGAGCCATATGTCGTGGGGTAATCGGCGCTCTGGATGACGTCCTTGACGGCGAAGGGGATGCCGGCCAGCAGGCCGCCGCGCCGGCCCGCATCGATCTCGTCGGCCTGTGCGCGCACGCGAGCCGGATCGCAGGCGGCATAGGCTTGCACCTGCGCATCGCGGGCCTCTATCCGGGCCAGGCACATCTCGGCCAGATCCCGCGCGCGTAGCTCGCCAGCCTCCATCCGGCGCAGCGCTTCCGCTATGCCGGGCAACTCATTCGATCGTTCCATCTTCTACTACTCGAGGCGGATGTTGGCGTCCTTGATGACCTTGGCCCACTTGTCGTGCTCGGCCTGCACGAAACGCGCGAAGTCCTGCTGGCTGCCCGAATTCGGTTCCGCGCCCTGGCGGCGGATCTGCTCCGCGGTCGCCGGCGCGGCCAATACCTTGGCGGTCTCGTCATGCAGGCGGGCGACCAACTCGGCGGGCATCCTGGCCGGACCGAACAACGCGAACCAACCATCCACGGCGTAGCCCGGCAGGCCCGCCTCCGCGATCGTCGGAACGTTGGGCAGCAGCGGCGAACGCTGCGTGGATGTCACGCCCAGCGCGACCAGCTTGCCGGCCTGTATATGCGGCAGGCACACAGGCAGGTTGCAGAACATCACCTGTACGCGGTTGCTCATCAGGTCGGGCAAGGGCTCGCTGCCGCCCTTGTAGGGGATATGCACCATATCGGTCCCCGACATGCTTTTGAACAGCTCGGCCGACAGATGCTGGCTGCCGCCGGCGCCGCCGGACGCATAGCTGTAGTTGTTCGCCTTCAGTTCTTCGATAAGCGCGGCTACGCTGCGCGCTTTCACCTGGGGATTGACGACCAGCACATTCGTGACCGATGCGACATTCGCGATGGGTACGAAATCCTTCATCGGGTCGAACTTCAGGTTCGAATACAGGCTGGGATTGATGGCATTCGTGCTGGCCGCTCCCATCAGCAGCGTATAGCCGTCGGGCGCGCTCTCCGCTACATAGCCTGCGCCGATATTGCCGCCCGCGCCGGCCTTGTTCTCCACGACGACGGACTGTCCCAGGCGTTCCGCCAGGCCGGAAGCGACGATGCGCGCCAGCTGGTCCGTCACGCTGCCGGGCCCGAAGGGCACGATCAGCCGGATGGGCTTGGCCGGATAGGGAGCAGCCTGCGCATGGACCGCCGGTGCGGCGGCCAGGGCCAGGGTCAGGCCGACGGCGAGCGTCGCCAGGCGGCGTTTGCGGATGGACATGTATTTCCCCTCGACGGTGTGGTCCACGGGCGGAACGATTCGCGCCCTGAGCTTCCGGCATCGTAGGAAAAGGCGATCCATATATCCAATATAAAATTCTGCTGCCGTTGATACGATAATCGTCTCAATCTGCTGGCTCGCGCCCTCGTGCGCCTCCATCGTCTTGCCAATGATCCGGAGATCCCGTGGCGCTCTTTTCCCGTCAGATGATTGCCTTCATGGCGGTGGCCGAAGAGCTGCACTTCGGCCGCGCGGCGCAACGCCTGCATGTCAGCCAGCCGCCCTTGAGCCAGCAGGTCCGCCTGTTCGAGGAAAGAGTCGGCGTGCCGCTCATCGAGCGCTCCACCCGCACCGTCAGGCTGACGGCGGCCGGCCTCGCGCTGCGCAACGCCCTGCAGCGCCTGATGGACGACGGCGATGCGGCGCTTACCGCCGCGCGGCGCGTGGCCGTCGGGGAGTCCGGCCTGCTGCGCATCGGTTTCACGCCCACGGCCGCCTATCGGCTGGTGCCCGCCGCGGTCGGCACGTATCGCCAGCAGTACCCGGGCGTGCACCTGTCCATGATCGAGGCCGATACCGCGCATTTGCATGCGCTGCTGCGCCATGACAGGCTCGACATCGCCGTGACGCGTCGCCACGAAAACATCGCGGATGACGACCTGCACACGGAGCCCGTCGATACCGAACCCCTGGTTGTGGCGCTGCCCGCGCACCATCCCCTGGCCGCCCGGGACGAGATCGACATTACCGAGCTGGCGGATATGCCGCTCGTGGGCTTCGTGCGCGCGCAATCGGAATACTTCCATGCGCTGCTGAACGAGCTGTTCAGGGCGAACGGCGTTGCGCCGGACATAGTCATGGAAAGCCTGCTCCCGACCTTGCTGACGCCGGTGGCGGCTGGCGTGGGCGTGGCGGTCGTCCCGGCGTCGATCAGCGAACTGCGGCCGCGCGGTGTCAGATACCTGCCCCTGAAGGCAAAGGTACTGCCATGCTCGACCCTGTATGTCGCCTATCGGAAGGACGGCATCAACCCGGCCGTGCCGCGAATGCGGGCAGCCCTGGTCGATGCGGGGGTGGTGAACGCGGGGATGATCTAGCCGGCCCGCGTGCATCCCGAAGGCTCGGGGATGCACGGGGCGTGCGCCGTGGTCCTTACTGCTTTTCGACCTTGGCTTTCTTGAACAGCTCAGCCCATTGCGGCACCTGCTGCTTGACCTTGGCGTCCAGGGCCTGGGGATTGGCCTCGTCGACCAGGACGGTGGCGCCCAGCGTCTGCATGCGTTCCTGGAACTTGGGATCCTTCACGCCCGCCTGCAAGGCCTTGACCAGCTTGTCCACGACAGGCTTGGGCGTGCCCTTGGCGACCCACATGCCGTGCCAGATGCCGACTTCGAAGCCCTTGTAGCCCGATTCGTCCATCGTCGGCAGGTCCGGCAGCGTCGCCACGCGCTTCAGGCTGGTGACGGCGTAGGCCTTGACCTTCTTGGCGTTGATCTGTTGGGTGGTATTGGTGGTCTGGTCGCACAGCATGTCCACCTGCTTGCCCAGCAGGTCGTTCATGGCGGGCGCAGTGCCCTTGTACGGAACCGTCAGCAACTGCACGCCGAAGGCTTCGTTCAGCATGGTGCTGCACAGATGGCTGGCGGCGCCGATGCCGGCATTGGCCAGCGTGATCTTGTCCGAATTCTTTTTGACGTATTCGGCCAGTTCCTTGATGTTGTTGGGCGGGAAGTTGTCGCGCGCCAGGATGGTCATGGGCACGTCGACCACCAGGCCGATGGGTTCGAAGCTCTTGTAGGGGTCGTAGCCCGGATCCTTGTACAGCGACGGCGCCGTCGAAAATCCCACATGCATCAGCAGTACGGTGTAGCCGTCGGCGGGCGCGCGGGCCGCGAATGTGGTCCCTATCGTGCCGCCGGCACCGCCCTTGTTCTCCACGATGACCGATTGGCCCAGCGACGGCCGCATGGCCTCGGCCAGCGATCGGGCGACGTTGTCGGTCGGTCCGCCTGCAGCGAACGGAACCACCATATTGATGACGTGGTCCGGATATTCGGCGTGCGCGGCGCCTGCCGCGGACAACGCGACGGCCGTGAGGACAGCGGCTAGCCGACGGGAAGGGAAGGGCATGTTGTCTCCTGGATCTGCGGATGCATTATGGTCATGAGCGCCTGCTGGACTACCCGCCGGGGGATACCCGCCGAGGCTCACTCTGAGGCCCAGTCTAGGCAATAAGCAGGGACGCGTCACCCTAGTTGTTTCCCCATGTTGCGCCTGCTCCACGGATCTCTATCTTTCGGTCCGAGTATTGAAGGCGTCATGTTGTCGCGCCATATTTCCCGGGTGTTTCCCGGGCGATGTTCCCGGGTTTTTTACCCGGCTATGGCCGGTTTTGTTTTTGCTCCCCGGCGATTTGTTTTTCTTTGTTGCGGCGCACCAAAAGTGCTTGACATCGATTCTGAGCTGCCTACAATGTGAATTGTGCAGTGCAACAACGGCTCGGGATTGGTGGTAGGCCGCGAGCCGGAGGCGTCTCCAGCAATATACGGGACCCTCTGCTGTCTTCCGCTTCCCATGTCAATTCCGCCCCCCGTGCAGGGGCACTAGAGGAGATCCCCTAATGAGCGCTATTCCGCAACAAGTTTTCGCCCGCCAGAAAGCCAGCATCAATACCCTGGTCGCCACCCAGTCGGCGCTGTTCGCCGGCTTCGAAAAGCTGATCGACCTGAACCTGAAGGTCATCAAGGCCACCATGGATGAAGTCGCCCTGCGTTCGCAGCAGGCCGCCGATGTAAAGGATCCGCAGGAAGCCCTGGCGTTCTCCACCGGCCTGGTGCAGCCCAGCGCTGAAAAGGCCCTGGCCTACGGCAAGCACGTGTACGACATCGTCGCCGGCGTGCAAGGTGAACTCGTGAAGCTCGGCGAAGAGCATATCGCCGACAACCAGGCGCAGCTGTCCGAAGCCATCGACCAGATGGCCAAGAATGCCCCCACCGGCACCGAAGGCGCCGTGGCCCTGATCAAGTCCTCGCTGGCCACCGCGACCAGCGCGTATGACTCGATGACCAAGGCTGCCAAGCAGGCCGCCGAAGTCGCCGAATCGAATCTGAATGCCGCCGCCAATGCGACCTTCAAAGCTGCGTCGGATGCCGCCGATGCCGCCAACAAGGTCGCCACGCCGCGCAGCCGCCGCGCCGCCGCCTGAGCCGAGATCGTTCACAGGTAGCACGCGCCGCCCTGCGGCGTCATCGAAGTAAGCCAGTTTGAGCAGAGCTGGAGCTGGGCCGCCCTATGGGCGGCCCTTTTTTGTCTGCCGTCGCCAGGCGCACCTGGTCCAGCAGCG
This genomic interval from Bordetella genomosp. 8 contains the following:
- a CDS encoding amidase, with translation MERSNELPGIAEALRRMEAGELRARDLAEMCLARIEARDAQVQAYAACDPARVRAQADEIDAGRRGGLLAGIPFAVKDVIQSADYPTTYGSAIYAGHRTGRDAACVALSREQGAVLMGKVVTSEFATQTPGPTRNPLDLAHTPGGSSSGSAAAVADGMAMVAWGTQTTGSITRPAIYCGVVGYKPSFGLVSTAGVGLLSPLQDTVGVLARNVGDAAATVLGIHGRRFETAPADSRYRLGICLSSQWRYASPEAVQALRSWVDRLASAGYAISERPLPAEFEALIEDQGRLVAYDARHALAHERRTDAGRLSARLTARMASGEDIDLPSYMAMQQRAALGRCRAGMLFDGVDALVYPATDGEAEAGLENSGSPRHGALWTLLHLPTVALPVASGPGGLPLGVQLVGRYGDDEALLRIAEHAASHGVDG
- a CDS encoding tripartite tricarboxylate transporter substrate binding protein, producing MSIRKRRLATLAVGLTLALAAAPAVHAQAAPYPAKPIRLIVPFGPGSVTDQLARIVASGLAERLGQSVVVENKAGAGGNIGAGYVAESAPDGYTLLMGAASTNAINPSLYSNLKFDPMKDFVPIANVASVTNVLVVNPQVKARSVAALIEELKANNYSYASGGAGGSQHLSAELFKSMSGTDMVHIPYKGGSEPLPDLMSNRVQVMFCNLPVCLPHIQAGKLVALGVTSTQRSPLLPNVPTIAEAGLPGYAVDGWFALFGPARMPAELVARLHDETAKVLAAPATAEQIRRQGAEPNSGSQQDFARFVQAEHDKWAKVIKDANIRLE
- a CDS encoding LysR family transcriptional regulator yields the protein MALFSRQMIAFMAVAEELHFGRAAQRLHVSQPPLSQQVRLFEERVGVPLIERSTRTVRLTAAGLALRNALQRLMDDGDAALTAARRVAVGESGLLRIGFTPTAAYRLVPAAVGTYRQQYPGVHLSMIEADTAHLHALLRHDRLDIAVTRRHENIADDDLHTEPVDTEPLVVALPAHHPLAARDEIDITELADMPLVGFVRAQSEYFHALLNELFRANGVAPDIVMESLLPTLLTPVAAGVGVAVVPASISELRPRGVRYLPLKAKVLPCSTLYVAYRKDGINPAVPRMRAALVDAGVVNAGMI
- a CDS encoding tripartite tricarboxylate transporter substrate binding protein BugD; the protein is MPFPSRRLAAVLTAVALSAAGAAHAEYPDHVINMVVPFAAGGPTDNVARSLAEAMRPSLGQSVIVENKGGAGGTIGTTFAARAPADGYTVLLMHVGFSTAPSLYKDPGYDPYKSFEPIGLVVDVPMTILARDNFPPNNIKELAEYVKKNSDKITLANAGIGAASHLCSTMLNEAFGVQLLTVPYKGTAPAMNDLLGKQVDMLCDQTTNTTQQINAKKVKAYAVTSLKRVATLPDLPTMDESGYKGFEVGIWHGMWVAKGTPKPVVDKLVKALQAGVKDPKFQERMQTLGATVLVDEANPQALDAKVKQQVPQWAELFKKAKVEKQ
- the phaP gene encoding TIGR01841 family phasin (Members of this family are phasins (small proteins associated with inclusions such as PHA granules). Note that several different families of phasins have been named PhaP despite very little sequence similarity to each other.), with product MSAIPQQVFARQKASINTLVATQSALFAGFEKLIDLNLKVIKATMDEVALRSQQAADVKDPQEALAFSTGLVQPSAEKALAYGKHVYDIVAGVQGELVKLGEEHIADNQAQLSEAIDQMAKNAPTGTEGAVALIKSSLATATSAYDSMTKAAKQAAEVAESNLNAAANATFKAASDAADAANKVATPRSRRAAA